A genomic segment from Bacillus rossius redtenbacheri isolate Brsri chromosome 5, Brsri_v3, whole genome shotgun sequence encodes:
- the LOC134532334 gene encoding zinc finger and SCAN domain-containing protein 10-like: MKRTASMAEPSTSGAVQPSTSGSAQVCAPKPPGNGCAFCGKLFSASRSARRHEKVCAANPGCNAASQYHICGMTLSRKDSLARHIRTCEGTIEHSTGLRCIHCGQQFEHSHHARRHEKSQCSFNPGCISYKCIKFQGEFTRKDNLFVHIKTCNGLAPKRCRTAEPSGLQQPGPSTRPQYVASVPDQAQRDLEAQVPDQAQVDLEAGGTGFVEAESAFRRNLKTLVAVNNGATKDICTYLGEMKNNLINRISQEVRENGPVKFNVWLECDYAKPAPFDEGVDKRAFKTKNIPIYEESDIEEAVTE, translated from the coding sequence atgaagaggacTGCGTCCATGGCcgagccctcgacatcgggagccgtccagccctcgacatcggggtcagcacaggtatgtgcaccaaaaccaccagggaatgggtgtgctTTCTGTGGCAAATTGTTTTCAGCTAGCCGTAGTGCTAGACGGCACGAGAAAGTGTGTGCAGCTAATCCTGGCTGTAATGCAGCAAGCCAATATCATATCTGCGGTATGACACTAAGCCGCAAAGATAGTTTGGCTCGTCACATCAGAACATGCGAGGGCACCATCGAGCACAGCACAGGCTTGAGGTGCATTCACTGCGGGCAGCAATTTGAACATAGCCACCATGCCAGACGCCACGAGAAGAGCCAGTGCTCATTCAATCCTGGATGTATTAGCTATAAATGCATAAAGTTCCAGGGCGAATTCACACGTAAAGATAATCTGTTTGTGCACATCAAGACGTGCAATGGCCTGGCTCCCAAGAGATGTCGCACGGCCGAGCCCTctggcctgcaacagcccggccccagcactcgtccgcaatacgtggcgagtgtgcccgaccaggcacagcgagacttggaggcgcaagtgcctgaccaggctcaggttgaCTTGGAGGCAGGCGGTACCGGGTTCGTTGAGGCAGAGAGCGCGTTCCGCAGAAATTTAAAGACCTTAGTGGCAGTCAACAATGGTGCGACAAAAGACATTTGCACGTACCTGggcgaaatgaaaaataacttgataaatcgcatttcccaggaagtacgtgaaaatggcccagtgaagttcaatgtatggcttgaatgtgattatgccaagcccgctcccttcgatgaaggtgtAGACAAGAGGGCGTTCAAGACGAAGAATATACCCATCTACGAAGAGAGCGACATTGAAGAGGCAGTAACAGAATGA